TTCATATCATATATTTTCAGTCCAAAAGAGTTTCTTTTCCCTAATCGAACAATTTCCCCCCCAAAATCATATGAAAAACCCTAGAAATCTCATTGATTTTTGAACAAAAATCTCAATTTGATCTGATTTAAtcgattttttttggatttataGCTATTTTATTGTAAAATTGAATCAACTGTTTGATTAGCAGCCATGCCAGTGGCGGCTTCAGCAATATACTTCTTGAATCTCCGTGGCGATGTCCTTATTAACCGTCTCTACCGTGACGATGTTGGGTATTTgctcattttttaatttatacccaatttctttcttctttgctcaattttattttgattttgattttgagtaTTTGTTAGTTTAAGAGAAATAATTGTTGATTTgtctttttgaattttgatgaatGAGTTTTAATATGATGCTAGAAAGTTTTTCGTAACTGATGAGTGGCGGAGTCACTATTTTCAGTACAGGTACTTAAAATATAAATGCTTTTCCTTGAGCCTAGGTCTATTGGAaataggggtaaggtctgcttTTCCTTGAGCCTAGGTCTATTGGAAACaggggtaaggtttgcgtacattgTACCTTCCCCAGACACCACTTTGTGGTATTACAtgggatatgttgttgtttttggaaCATTACTATGTATACATAAAAAATCATTTTGACTTTGTATATACATTGTAATTTCCCGTGTGTGTGTTGAGCTCAAAGTTGGAACCTTTTTTTTGTGATATGCCATTAGATCAGGTGATACTGATACCGGTTAGCTAGGTTAAGGTGTAGTTGTTAAAGTTGGTTGCCTGTAGTGCTGTATAAGACAAGCTAAGTCTTGGTGTAAATTTTTGCCTCACATAATTAAAAGTTTTGATTTCCTTGCTCACTTTTACTTGATTTTGATTTAGGGACTTAATTTAAGAGAAACGATGTTGATTATTTTttgaagtttgatgatttagTTGTAGTATGCTGCTAGAGAGTTTTCGTAATGTGTGGTAAGTTCAAAGTTGTTACCTTTGTATCTTGTACTGTTAAATCAGGTGATACTGGTTAGTTAGGTTAAGGTTTAGTTGTTTTAGTTGTTAAATGTATATTGTATAAGATTGTTTGTAATGCTGTATAAGACAAACTGACAAACTAAGTATTGGTGTAGAATTTTTGCCTAActaagttttgaagtttgatttCCTTACTCAATTTTACTTGATTTTGATCAAGGGAATTAATTAAGAGAAacaattgttgagttgagttttgatgaattaattgCAGTCTGCTGCTAGAAAGTTTTTCCTAATGTGTGGTTTTGATAGCTCAAAGTTGGAAACCTTTTTTTAATCTTATGCCATTAGATCAGGAGATACCGGTTAGTTAGGTTAAAGTTTAGTTGTTGAAATTGTTAAACATAACAGATTGTTTGTTGTGCTGTATAAGGCAAACTAAGTCTTGGTGTAAAATTTTTGCCTAACCAAATTAAAAGTTTGATTTCCTTGCTCACTTTTACTTGATTTTGATTTAGGGACTTAATTTAAGAGAAACAATGTTGATTTATCTTTTGAAGTTTGATGAATGAATTGTAGTCTGCTGCTAGGAAGTTTTTCGTAATTTGTGGTATTGTAAGCTCAAAGTTGGAACCTTCTATTTTATCTTATCGCCATAGATCAGGTGATGATGGTTAGttaggttaagttttagttGTTGGGGTTGTTAAACAAAGCAGATTGTCTGTCTTGCTGTATAAGAAAAATTAAGTCTTGGCATAAAATTTTGCCTAGCTAATTGAAAGTTTGATTTCCTGGGTGGATATTTACATTTTAATGTGAAGTACCTTGTCGGAGGATGAATATTcttctttgtttcttgtttCTCAAGATTGACCCGttcaaaaatttagaatttctTTTAATCTTGCCTCTTCAGGAAGTGGAGAAAATGTGTTTATTAGCTCATCATGATTTATCTTCGGTCAAACACATGTCTAATTGGTCCCTCAGTCCCTTATAAATCAATTTGTATCTAATACAAAAGTGTTCACATGCGAGAATAATGTGCTTCTTAGCCTGCTAATTTAGAAATTTTGTAGCTTCTATCTGACTTTTACCTTGCTTTGGGTCTTTGGCATCCAATGCCATCACTATAAGTACTTTAAAATAACTTCTACTTACTCTTCTTTTTGGTTGTCATGTTATAAGTGCTTATGTTTGTATGAAGGAAACTAAGTTCGTCTTTCAAATAAAGTGCATGTGAATCAATCATTGTGTCACCTGTCAGAATAAAGAAGCCGGTTACTGCATCACTTTgctatatttttcatttaactATGAGtcttttcaaattttatcaGGGGGAATATGGTAGATGCCTTCCGGATGCATATAATGCAGTCAAAAGAACTTGGTACATGTCCCGTCCGGCAGATTGGAGGCTGTTCTTTCTTGTACATGAGAATTAGCAATGTCTATATTGTGATTGTTGTTAGCAGCAATGCAAATGTCGCATGTGCATTTAAGTTTGTTGTTGAGGTAAAACTCTATTGCTTAGTAGAATCATTCTTGCACTCTGACTGATGATTCATTCTTGCATCTGACTGATGATTTAGGTCTCAACCActgttttttatttgtttgtaaTGAAAGCTTTTCATGTGTTTCCCTCCCCCTCTCTCTGGAGTAAGCGGAGAACGTCAATTTTTGCTCTCTTAGCATCAGTTGTTCACAAATGAACagttttgtgtatatatcttATGGATTGGAAGCATGTCAGGACTAGTATCTTAGTTTTAGTTATATTGAATTTCTGCACCTTTCCATATGTACTGCATTCTCTCTTCTAATCAAGAAATCCTGGTACTTCCTAAGAAGTGGAGATGAGAAAAATAATGTCATGACCATGACTTTATTGTGTAAATATGTTCTTCTGTGTGTTGTGCCAGTGTTTTCTTTTTACCACCAGAATAATAAAACTGCAATCCGCAATACACATGCAGGCTGTTACACTATTCAAATCTTATTTTGGTGGCGCCTTTGATGAAGATGCCATCCGCAATAACTTTGTTTTGATTTACGAGCTATTGGACGGTAAGCTTTAGGTTCTGACATGTTATCAGGGTTTGACAAGGGAAGCCTTTCTATGAAATAACTTCTTCTGGTTAGTTTGCTTCATCTTTGCGGTAGTAATGTTAATTTTTTGTGATTGTTCTCCCCCTGCTCCGTCTTCCTTCTCAATATGGAGAGGAATGATATAAATGTAATGATAATTGGATAGAGTACATCTATGAGGATAAGGCAAAATGACAACAACATACCAGTATAGTCTCACAAGTGAGGTCTAGGGAGTGTGGCTTTAACATGGGGTTGTGCGCGTATAAGATGACTAATGTTGAGAGACGTGTTATGGGCCCAAACTATGTCTATAGAGATGCATTAGGTGTGGTGAAATAATATTTAGGTCTTGCTTAAGAAAATTTTGAAGCCTCTTTataattgaaaggaaagaaCTACCTGGACAGGGACTTTGGTTTTTTCGTGTGAGTTACTGTTTTTGTATCATTAATTCGTCCTTCAAAGAATTTCAGTTCAATGCACTGGGACAGACTATATATATCCTCTTTGGACATATTTTCTAGTTgctaatatcaaaatatttcattGGGATATCCCTATTCTGGACAATATGCTGTGGTGCACAGAGTCAATAGAGAATGTATTCCTCTAGTGTGACCGTTTACTAACATTTCAGTTCATAGATTTTGCACCATCTATTGGCAATTTTCGGTTGCTTTCAGGTTTGTCTATGGAAAATTAAGTACACTTATCTTCCAACAAGCAATTATCTACCTTGGAATTTTAGTGCAATGTGTATGTGCTACATGCTTTTATGTCAAAAAGAGTAATCATTTTTCCTGTATTTATCTAAAATTGCAGAAATTATGGACTTTGGTTACCCTCAAAATCTGTCACCTGAAATTTTGAAACTCTACATTACTCAGGAAGGTGTCCGGTCATCCTTTTCATCCAAGGTTAGTTATTTTTCCTGTGCTTGCTTTCATAGTATGACAAAAAAATGTTGAACAATAGATTTATATTATCTACCTGTTTGATCTACTAAATAAAATCATCATGAGGGATATTATGCAGTGAGATAATAaatatgtattttgagtattataTCAATCTGTGTTTCCCTTCACAATGCAACAAAATCCTGCAGCATGTAGATAAGCCAGTTCCAAATGCAACATTGCAAGTAACTGGTGCGGTTGGTTGGCGCAGGGAGGGTCTTGTTTATAAGAAGAATGAGGTGCTTTTTGGCTctgtcttttttaaaatttctacgATCTTTTATCTTCCCTAGTAAACCAGTATTTGATGAAGGTTTATATATCAACAGGTATTTCTGGATATTGTGGAGAGTGTTAATCTCCTTATGTCTTCAAAAGGTAGAAGTTTTATAGTTTGGTAGGTGTCCTTTTTTTGACCAGTTTTTGGTTCtcatttaatatattatacttgcAGGTAGCGTCCTCCGTTGTGATGTAACTGGAAAAGTTCTCATGAAATGCTTCCTTTCTGGAATGCCTGATCTGAAGTTGGGCTTAAATGATAAAATTGGCCTTGAGAAAGAGTCACAACTCAAGTCCCGTCCGACTAAGAGGTAGTGTCTGACTAATTGTCTGTGGCATTGCTTCTTGTGCTAGTTGTTTCAGGAAACGTCACTTGAATGTTACTTCTGTGTTTCGTCTATACCATTTGTTTCCTGGAGAAAGTTGAATCGTTTAGTTCTTTCAACCTCCTAATTTGACCTCATAAAGGAAAAAAGATAATTTCCCTGTCATTCATCTTCTCAGTTAATTTACCTTAACGAATAAAGATGACAATCCCACTTTATTGTGATTCTGCTTCTTTCAGTTGGTTCTCCTTATCTGCAAATTTTCAATGATAACTGTCCTCAAACATGTCTCAGTTTGGGCTCCAATTAGTTTCAGATGCTACATGTTTTGTTAATTATTTCTGCTTATTAACATAGTATATTGCTCTCCTACCTGGTGCAGCGGTAAAACTATTGAGCTCGATGATGTTACTTTCCACCAATGTGTAAATTTGACAAGATTCAACTCAGAAAAGACCGTCAGCTTTGTCCCGCCTGATGGTGAATTTGAATTGATGAAGTAACTTCTTACTTCTTTATATACATCTTTGTTTTCTGGgctcttttgttttttctctcATCTCAAGCCAGGAGGCTGAAGCTGTGGTTCCTCATTTTATTCTAGTAGAAAATGCTGAAGTTCCTTGGAAAATGGTTTCTTGTTACAGTGATTAATGGTACTATAGTCTATAACTATGGCAGCATAAATGTCAAATGTATCTGTGTCCCAGGAATCATTTTGGGGCAGCTTGTGTGCACCATGAGTCCATGACTAATCCACTGGGTGCTTGCTACATCCTCCCACCACACAATTACCAGATAACTTTGTCTACCAAGTCTTTGATAGGTGGGAAGAAATTACCTACTATTTTCTTTTGCCTCTACCGCAATTCGAACCTTAGTTTCCCTAGTTCATCGGAACTTCAGTGACCATTATGCCACTCGCTTGAGTTCAGTAGAAGTTCTATTATAACCAGCTTAGCCTCATAATTGTTGTCCTGTTATTTGGATATAAAACCTCTG
The genomic region above belongs to Solanum dulcamara chromosome 5, daSolDulc1.2, whole genome shotgun sequence and contains:
- the LOC129888764 gene encoding AP-2 complex subunit mu-like — translated: MPVAASAIYFLNLRGDVLINRLYRDDVGGNMVDAFRMHIMQSKELGTCPVRQIGGCSFLYMRISNVYIVIVVSSNANVACAFKFVVEAVTLFKSYFGGAFDEDAIRNNFVLIYELLDEIMDFGYPQNLSPEILKLYITQEGVRSSFSSKHVDKPVPNATLQVTGAVGWRREGLVYKKNEVFLDIVESVNLLMSSKGSVLRCDVTGKVLMKCFLSGMPDLKLGLNDKIGLEKESQLKSRPTKSGKTIELDDVTFHQCVNLTRFNSEKTVSFVPPDGEFELMKYRITEGVNLPFRVLPTIKELGRTRMEVNVKVKSVFGAKMFALGVVIKIPVPKQTAKTNFQVTSGRAKYNAAIDCLVWKIRKFPGQTESTLSAEVELISTITEKKSLTRPPIQMEFQVPMFTASGLRVRFLKVWEKSGYNTVEWVRYITKAGSYEIRC